Genomic segment of Sphingopyxis sp. QXT-31:
ACGATCGTTAATGGATGACGGGGACGGGCAGGAGAAAGACGATGCCAGCCAAGTCGAAAGCGCAGCAGAAAGCCGCAGGCGCGGCGCTCAGCGCCAAAAGGGGCGATACGCCCGAATCGAAGCTCAAGGGCGCGTCTAAAGAAATGGCCGAGAGTATGACCGAAAAACAGCTCGAGGAGTTTGCGAAGGGTTCGACCAAGGGCAAGCCCGAGCATGTGGATTGAGGGAGGTGGCCGGTATCGGGCGTTAGTTGCCGT
This window contains:
- a CDS encoding DUF3008 family protein, translating into MPAKSKAQQKAAGAALSAKRGDTPESKLKGASKEMAESMTEKQLEEFAKGSTKGKPEHVD